One Eubacteriales bacterium mix99 genomic window carries:
- a CDS encoding ABC transporter permease: MKFCTLVGVELRKIRRSRILILLFLGTVILWLPSVIHADMNFKMQAEGISPENNFFIQGFMGMAAFLFPASMVVCTVLLQQTERNHHGILKMLSLPVCPAKLCFAKFTVLLPLAAAQILMTVGMYGVSAGIASRTQDYNFLLPLSYVFKQAGSILLASIPMLTFFWLLSVWIRTPIFSIGFGLASIVPSVLMINTKVWFVYPMAYPFFVIVSEYGKLATRLSTAPIKWIPWLPVAAGITIICLLLSCFRFGQVERG, translated from the coding sequence ATGAAATTTTGTACCCTTGTTGGAGTGGAGCTCCGGAAGATCCGCCGATCCAGGATTCTGATTCTTTTGTTTCTGGGAACGGTCATTCTTTGGTTGCCCTCCGTCATCCATGCCGATATGAACTTTAAAATGCAGGCGGAAGGCATTTCACCGGAAAACAATTTTTTCATACAGGGATTCATGGGAATGGCAGCATTCCTGTTTCCCGCAAGCATGGTCGTTTGCACCGTATTGCTTCAGCAGACGGAACGAAACCATCATGGCATTCTAAAAATGCTGTCCCTTCCAGTCTGTCCCGCAAAGCTGTGTTTTGCCAAATTTACGGTATTGCTGCCACTGGCGGCAGCCCAGATTCTGATGACCGTCGGTATGTATGGGGTCAGTGCAGGCATTGCTTCCCGGACACAGGACTATAACTTCCTGCTGCCACTGTCCTATGTATTTAAACAGGCAGGTTCCATTTTACTGGCCTCCATTCCCATGCTGACGTTTTTCTGGCTCCTCTCCGTATGGATCCGGACTCCCATTTTTTCCATCGGATTCGGGCTTGCTTCCATCGTACCGTCCGTTTTGATGATCAATACAAAAGTGTGGTTTGTCTATCCCATGGCCTATCCATTCTTCGTTATTGTTTCGGAATATGGAAAACTGGCCACGCGTCTTTCCACAGCACCCATCAAATGGATTCCATGGCTGCCTGTTGCAGCTGGGATTACAATTATTTGTTTGCTCCTGTCCTGTTTCCGTTTCGGACAAGTTGAAAGGGGATAA
- a CDS encoding DUF1659 domain-containing protein has protein sequence MALVKKPLSTRVQIRLSLGLGENGRERTRAKSLNNIKTDAPDQDIFDVASALAALQSYPVAGIRKVEQSDLING, from the coding sequence ATGGCATTGGTAAAAAAGCCGCTGAGCACCAGGGTGCAGATTCGTTTGAGCCTTGGCTTGGGTGAAAACGGCAGGGAACGGACCAGGGCAAAGTCTTTGAACAACATCAAAACGGATGCCCCTGATCAGGATATCTTTGATGTGGCTTCCGCACTGGCAGCCCTTCAGAGCTACCCGGTTGCCGGAATCCGCAAAGTGGAACAGTCCGACCTGATCAATGGGTAA
- a CDS encoding ABC transporter ATP-binding protein: MNIIESSHLTKTYGDFAAVSDIHLHIPGGEVYGFLGPNGAGKSTTMKMLLGLTKPTRGTFVIDGKKYPENRMEILGEVGSLIESPAFYGNLSGEENLEIVRRILGLPKSAVSEALEIVGMTPYRKRLAGKYSLGMKQRLGLASALIGRPPILTLDEPTNGLDPVGIHEIRALIRSLPQQFGCTVLVSSHLLSEMERMADSIGILNHGRLLFEGTLQELKQRAGAQGFPTDNLEDSFLSLIETDNRQTGGMR, encoded by the coding sequence ATGAATATCATTGAATCCAGTCACCTGACCAAAACCTATGGGGACTTTGCCGCCGTATCCGATATCCATCTTCACATACCAGGAGGAGAAGTTTATGGCTTTCTCGGCCCCAACGGGGCAGGAAAATCCACGACGATGAAAATGCTGCTGGGACTGACCAAACCTACACGCGGTACCTTTGTAATTGACGGCAAAAAATATCCGGAAAACAGGATGGAGATTCTGGGAGAGGTCGGATCCCTCATTGAATCCCCTGCTTTTTATGGAAACTTAAGCGGAGAGGAAAATCTGGAAATTGTCCGCAGAATCCTGGGTCTGCCAAAGTCCGCTGTTTCCGAAGCACTGGAGATTGTAGGCATGACTCCATACCGAAAAAGGCTTGCCGGAAAATACTCTCTTGGCATGAAACAGAGACTGGGCCTGGCCAGCGCCCTGATTGGCAGACCCCCGATTCTGACTCTGGACGAGCCGACAAACGGGCTGGATCCCGTGGGGATCCATGAAATACGGGCCCTCATCCGTTCCCTGCCACAGCAATTTGGCTGTACGGTGCTGGTATCTTCCCATCTGCTGTCCGAAATGGAACGGATGGCGGACTCTATCGGCATCCTGAATCACGGGCGTCTTTTGTTTGAAGGGACACTGCAGGAACTGAAGCAAAGAGCCGGAGCTCAGGGGTTCCCTACGGACAACCTGGAGGACTCTTTTCTCTCTCTGATTGAAACGGATAACCGGCAGACAGGAGGCATGAGATGA
- a CDS encoding transposase, translated as MERAKSRRKTPWEGTENMTATQKFLQGRYIASYESRHQKVADSCEAEMINSHIPAKCPYCGAEGFKKSGHTRSGVQRYMCICGKTFLPTTGTIFDEHRIPISEWTDYCLNLFHHVSITADSWNNKNAFRTSRYWLQKLFLTLEGVQDGVVLSGDIWLDETFYSVRAEDMVRKDNGDKLRGLSVNQLCIGVATDKKNSVVLLEGTGKPSQKRTFEAFGEHIRQGSLLIHDGDTSHSRLIKKLSLKSVVHPSKSLKGMPDNVNPMNPVNRVHAILKNFLNSHSGFKREDIQGYLNLFAFVTNPPAELLEKVERVINLGFQNPRLLRYREFYATNTDVET; from the coding sequence ATGGAACGGGCGAAATCACGCAGGAAAACGCCATGGGAAGGGACTGAAAACATGACTGCGACACAGAAATTTTTGCAGGGACGCTACATTGCCAGCTACGAAAGCCGCCATCAGAAGGTTGCCGATAGTTGCGAAGCCGAGATGATTAATTCCCACATCCCCGCTAAATGCCCATACTGCGGGGCGGAAGGCTTTAAGAAGAGCGGCCATACGCGCAGCGGGGTGCAACGCTATATGTGCATCTGCGGCAAAACCTTCCTGCCCACTACGGGCACGATTTTCGATGAACACCGGATCCCAATCAGCGAATGGACTGACTACTGCTTAAATTTATTCCACCACGTAAGCATCACCGCTGACTCCTGGAACAACAAAAACGCATTCAGAACGTCCAGATACTGGCTTCAGAAGCTCTTCTTGACGCTCGAAGGGGTGCAGGACGGGGTCGTCCTGTCGGGCGACATCTGGCTCGACGAAACCTTCTATTCCGTCCGGGCGGAAGACATGGTGCGGAAGGACAACGGCGACAAGCTGAGAGGGCTGTCTGTGAACCAGCTCTGCATTGGCGTTGCCACAGACAAGAAAAACAGTGTGGTTCTGCTGGAGGGCACGGGCAAACCTTCGCAAAAGAGGACATTTGAGGCATTCGGGGAACATATCAGACAAGGGTCGCTCTTAATCCATGACGGCGACACCTCGCACAGCCGCCTGATTAAGAAGCTTTCGCTGAAAAGCGTAGTGCATCCTTCTAAATCCTTAAAAGGGATGCCTGACAATGTGAACCCTATGAATCCGGTCAACCGCGTTCACGCCATACTTAAAAACTTCCTGAATTCTCACAGCGGCTTCAAACGCGAGGACATACAAGGATATCTGAACTTGTTTGCGTTTGTCACAAACCCGCCAGCCGAATTGTTGGAAAAAGTAGAGCGTGTGATAAATTTGGGATTTCAAAATCCCAGATTGCTAAGGTATAGAGAATTCTATGCTACTAATACTGATGTTGAAACGTAA
- the arcA gene encoding arginine deiminase, which translates to MPVHVTNEIGKLRKVMLHRPGEELEHLVPGELERLLFDDIPYLKTARQEHDVFADILRDQGTEVVYLEDLAAETLRIGPKVRENFIWQVIAEGGSLAKEYKNELFDLLNGIEDEKDLVLKTMAGVSTNEMKDATYSPLADLVKSGGRFVLDPMPNLYFTRDPFASIGRGVSLNRMYSGTRRRETIYGKLILENHPDFAGKVPFYYRREDPFHMEGGDVLNLSPRSLAVGISQRTTPEAIEKLAQNIFADRDSEIETILALDIPNVRAYMHLDTVLTQIDYDKFTIHPEILGSLRVYEISRGDGKDSLSVKEPDGTLSEILGDHMGRDPVTMISCGGQDRVVSEREQWNDGSNTLCVSPGRVIVYDRNYITNRILRDCGVEVLEMPGSELARGRGGPRCMSMPLIRDDI; encoded by the coding sequence ATGCCTGTGCATGTAACAAATGAAATCGGAAAATTGAGAAAAGTCATGCTTCATCGTCCGGGTGAGGAACTGGAGCACCTGGTGCCGGGAGAGCTGGAACGGTTATTGTTTGATGATATTCCCTATCTGAAAACGGCCCGGCAGGAGCACGATGTTTTTGCGGACATTCTGAGGGATCAGGGGACGGAAGTGGTATATCTGGAGGACCTGGCGGCAGAAACATTGCGGATTGGACCGAAGGTCCGTGAAAATTTTATCTGGCAGGTGATTGCGGAAGGCGGAAGCCTGGCAAAGGAATACAAAAACGAGCTGTTTGATCTGCTGAATGGGATCGAAGATGAAAAGGATCTGGTGCTGAAAACCATGGCGGGAGTCAGCACGAATGAAATGAAGGATGCGACTTACAGTCCCCTGGCAGATCTGGTGAAGTCCGGCGGCCGTTTTGTCCTGGATCCCATGCCCAATCTTTATTTTACCAGGGATCCGTTTGCCAGCATTGGCAGGGGGGTCAGCTTAAACCGAATGTATTCCGGGACCAGAAGGCGGGAAACGATTTATGGGAAGCTGATTCTGGAAAACCACCCGGATTTTGCAGGCAAAGTGCCTTTCTATTACAGGAGAGAGGATCCGTTTCACATGGAAGGCGGAGACGTTCTGAATCTGAGTCCCAGGTCTCTGGCCGTGGGCATTTCCCAGCGTACCACTCCGGAAGCCATTGAAAAGCTGGCACAAAACATTTTTGCGGACAGGGACTCGGAGATAGAGACCATCCTGGCACTGGATATTCCAAATGTCCGGGCCTATATGCATCTGGATACGGTACTGACGCAGATTGATTATGATAAGTTCACCATTCATCCTGAGATTCTGGGCAGTCTGAGGGTATACGAAATCTCACGGGGCGACGGGAAAGATTCTCTGTCTGTGAAGGAGCCGGATGGCACCCTTTCCGAAATATTGGGGGACCATATGGGCCGGGATCCGGTCACCATGATAAGTTGCGGCGGTCAGGACCGGGTGGTTTCGGAACGGGAACAGTGGAACGACGGATCCAACACTCTGTGCGTTTCTCCCGGAAGGGTCATTGTATATGACCGGAACTACATTACCAACCGGATTCTCCGGGACTGCGGCGTGGAAGTGCTGGAGATGCCTGGCTCCGAACTGGCCAGGGGCAGAGGCGGTCCGAGATGCATGAGCATGCCGCTGATTCGGGACGATATATGA
- a CDS encoding HAMP domain-containing sensor histidine kinase: MLSINVALIFLIYMIANSRLLKSVRPIANGIQALPTGKPVYIRERGLLSELSVNINRTSEVLQSQNDQLRKKETARANWIAGVSHDIRTPLSMVMGYAEQLKNDSGLPDSVQKKAMVIYQQSQRMSNLIWDLNLASKLEYNMQPVKQKRENAVALVRQVVVDFMNADIEKKYPMEWETEDTLSSCFVNADRDLLKRAVSNLIQNCINHNESGCTVYVSVQSTEKSCNICVEDDGIGISEAERKVLNTAPHYVVCDTNTTGQRHGLGLKIVKQIAASHGGKTLVEHSSHGGLAVKMILPRLQ, translated from the coding sequence TTGCTGTCCATCAATGTTGCACTCATATTTCTTATCTACATGATCGCCAATTCAAGGCTTTTGAAATCGGTCCGGCCGATTGCCAATGGGATACAGGCTTTGCCCACCGGGAAACCGGTATATATCCGGGAAAGGGGTCTGCTATCCGAGTTGTCTGTCAATATCAACCGTACCTCGGAGGTGCTGCAGTCCCAGAACGATCAGCTGCGGAAAAAGGAAACGGCCCGGGCAAACTGGATTGCAGGGGTTTCCCATGATATCCGTACTCCGCTGTCCATGGTCATGGGATATGCAGAACAGCTGAAAAACGATTCCGGTCTCCCGGACAGCGTGCAGAAGAAGGCTATGGTGATCTATCAGCAGAGTCAGCGAATGAGCAATCTGATCTGGGATCTGAATCTTGCTTCCAAACTGGAATATAATATGCAGCCTGTAAAGCAGAAAAGAGAAAACGCTGTGGCACTGGTCCGGCAGGTGGTTGTGGATTTCATGAATGCCGATATTGAAAAGAAATACCCGATGGAATGGGAAACGGAGGATACCCTGTCTTCCTGTTTTGTCAATGCGGACCGGGACTTACTGAAGCGGGCCGTATCCAATCTGATCCAAAACTGCATCAACCATAATGAGAGTGGCTGTACAGTGTATGTTTCGGTTCAGTCAACGGAAAAGAGCTGTAACATCTGTGTGGAGGATGACGGGATCGGGATTTCCGAAGCAGAAAGGAAAGTGCTGAATACAGCACCGCATTATGTGGTCTGTGATACCAATACAACGGGACAGCGTCATGGGCTTGGTCTTAAGATCGTAAAGCAGATCGCAGCTTCCCACGGAGGCAAAACCCTTGTGGAGCACAGTTCCCATGGCGGTCTCGCCGTAAAAATGATCCTGCCACGGCTGCAATGA
- a CDS encoding SUMF1/EgtB/PvdO family nonheme iron enzyme produces MTNEKVNEIRARDNKEMVLIPAGEFLMGSESGYHEEKPVHKVSLKSYYIDKYPVTNKEYKAYCDASGTGYPENPRWPNMPNYFTNYPEYPVINISWEQAKAYGEWAGKRLPTEEEWEYASRGSLKEADYPWGREEPRENKANYADRNTEYAWRDFRHSTGYPYTSPVGSYEPNGYGLYDMAGNIWEWTADWFFDYTDKIKDTESFRDGWGGYRVCRGGCYHSSIFDLRISRRRKVLGGQGLISIGFRCVKDIEACHEPVIASEDVHAIAISSEEETQSPDWTRKLDTVQVALKDDTKLCLGVKMLTEKRALHIRNLGFTSVEQYVTWETVENCGENSWDFSVWDAQVEIIKKAGLKWVPFLIAGPAYALPDWYRESRHFEGLRCLEHNIETKIQSIWDHEFYYYIERFLKKFADRYRDSGVIESLLLGITGDFGEAIFPDWHGNWPTQIPGLYHSHAGYWCNDKFALADFRKKMNEKYQEISRLNRTWETNFPAFSSVSFPEITVDGLEGFRVDEHTEAGKFKKNSNSSRKRWVDFIDWYRGSMTDYAGIWMKTARKYFPDHPIYLCTGGNAVSNHGSNFADQCKTAARCHCGIRITNEASIYAENFCLTNWISSAGSFYQVAFGFEPAGKVTEKGVVCRIYNAAATGAEELHFYEENLFDREEKADLFIKNLKYLHQRRPRKDIGVFYPDVSIVLDTVTPAEVMINFGLLRDYSDFRFIDDRTVGDGILEDLHYLIIGTGEMFRRKTLDILWNWLQKGGLLIGYQVQELRALEDNRNYWDKFFNRKGGEKKIGAGKSLYLPVVINSDHLLDVISRSELPDKPLVKDMEYYQQNLCDPMTKFLQQNEYHVMDGVLDFIYAAQMEDHKLLLNVTDGKVTRKITDRNGKEITITLEPNTIAEV; encoded by the coding sequence ATGACAAATGAGAAAGTGAATGAGATAAGGGCGAGAGACAATAAAGAAATGGTACTTATCCCCGCCGGGGAATTCCTTATGGGAAGTGAATCCGGATATCACGAAGAAAAGCCTGTTCATAAGGTTTCCCTGAAAAGCTACTATATTGACAAATACCCCGTCACAAACAAAGAATATAAGGCGTATTGTGATGCTTCCGGAACAGGTTATCCGGAAAATCCCAGATGGCCGAACATGCCAAACTATTTCACGAATTATCCCGAGTACCCGGTGATCAACATATCATGGGAACAGGCAAAGGCATACGGAGAGTGGGCAGGAAAAAGACTTCCCACCGAAGAAGAATGGGAATATGCTTCCCGCGGTAGCCTGAAAGAAGCCGATTATCCATGGGGAAGGGAAGAGCCCCGGGAGAATAAAGCAAATTATGCCGATCGGAATACCGAATATGCCTGGAGGGATTTTCGCCATTCCACCGGCTATCCATACACTTCCCCTGTAGGGTCCTACGAGCCGAACGGTTATGGATTATATGATATGGCTGGTAATATATGGGAATGGACGGCAGACTGGTTCTTTGACTACACCGACAAAATAAAAGATACGGAATCCTTCCGGGACGGATGGGGAGGATACAGGGTTTGCCGCGGTGGTTGCTATCACAGCAGTATATTCGACTTACGGATATCGAGGCGAAGAAAGGTTCTGGGCGGGCAGGGCCTGATCAGCATAGGATTCCGATGCGTAAAGGATATTGAAGCCTGTCATGAACCGGTAATCGCTTCGGAAGACGTCCACGCAATTGCAATTTCTTCGGAAGAAGAGACGCAATCCCCTGATTGGACAAGGAAATTGGATACGGTACAGGTTGCTTTGAAGGATGACACAAAGCTTTGTTTAGGGGTAAAGATGCTGACAGAGAAACGTGCGCTTCACATCAGAAATTTGGGATTTACCAGTGTGGAACAATATGTAACGTGGGAAACTGTGGAAAATTGTGGAGAAAATTCCTGGGATTTCTCGGTATGGGATGCACAAGTGGAAATCATAAAAAAAGCTGGTTTGAAATGGGTCCCGTTTCTTATTGCAGGTCCAGCCTACGCACTACCGGATTGGTACCGGGAGAGCAGGCATTTTGAAGGGTTGCGATGTCTTGAGCATAATATTGAGACAAAGATTCAGAGCATATGGGATCATGAATTCTATTATTATATCGAAAGATTCCTGAAAAAGTTCGCGGACCGATACAGGGATTCCGGTGTGATCGAATCCTTGCTGCTTGGGATTACCGGAGATTTCGGAGAGGCTATTTTCCCTGATTGGCATGGCAATTGGCCAACACAGATACCGGGTTTATACCATTCCCATGCGGGCTATTGGTGTAATGACAAATTTGCTTTAGCAGATTTCCGGAAAAAAATGAATGAAAAATACCAGGAAATATCCCGGTTGAATCGGACATGGGAGACGAATTTCCCTGCCTTTTCCTCTGTTTCCTTCCCCGAAATTACCGTGGATGGGCTGGAAGGTTTTCGTGTTGACGAGCATACCGAAGCCGGCAAGTTCAAAAAAAACAGTAATTCATCCAGAAAGCGCTGGGTGGATTTTATTGACTGGTACAGGGGTTCGATGACAGACTATGCGGGAATTTGGATGAAGACTGCCAGAAAATATTTTCCTGACCATCCTATTTATTTATGTACCGGTGGGAACGCGGTATCGAATCACGGATCAAATTTTGCGGACCAATGTAAAACCGCCGCCCGCTGCCATTGCGGTATACGAATCACCAACGAAGCTTCCATATATGCCGAAAACTTCTGCCTGACCAATTGGATTTCTTCCGCCGGCAGCTTTTACCAGGTAGCCTTTGGGTTTGAGCCGGCAGGCAAGGTGACAGAGAAAGGAGTGGTCTGCCGGATATATAACGCGGCGGCCACAGGAGCAGAAGAACTGCATTTCTATGAAGAAAACCTGTTCGATCGAGAAGAAAAAGCGGATCTCTTTATAAAAAATCTGAAATACCTGCATCAACGCAGGCCCAGAAAAGATATAGGCGTCTTTTATCCGGATGTTTCTATTGTCCTCGACACAGTAACTCCAGCGGAAGTCATGATCAACTTTGGACTGCTAAGAGACTATTCGGATTTTCGGTTCATTGACGACAGAACAGTGGGAGATGGCATACTGGAAGACTTACACTATCTGATCATTGGTACGGGAGAAATGTTCCGCAGGAAAACACTGGATATCCTATGGAACTGGTTACAAAAGGGCGGACTATTGATCGGATATCAGGTTCAGGAACTCCGGGCATTGGAGGACAACAGGAATTATTGGGATAAATTCTTCAACAGAAAAGGCGGTGAGAAAAAAATCGGAGCGGGAAAATCTCTGTACCTTCCTGTTGTGATAAATTCGGATCACTTACTGGATGTCATATCACGCTCTGAACTTCCCGACAAACCGCTTGTGAAGGACATGGAATACTATCAACAGAATTTATGCGATCCCATGACGAAATTCCTGCAACAAAACGAATACCATGTTATGGATGGCGTGCTTGATTTTATTTATGCAGCGCAAATGGAGGACCATAAGCTTCTGTTGAATGTAACAGATGGCAAAGTGACCCGAAAGATAACAGATCGAAACGGAAAAGAGATAACGATCACTCTGGAACCCAATACTATTGCAGAAGTCTGA
- a CDS encoding ABC transporter permease, which translates to MSVFPECKKMKRSGFFPALLLGGLFSAMVPVLNMAFRSELYTSQGKPPVRILLDANWQMMAMLNILLVLVGTCILYHTEYENHAIGKMAALPIKRGKLFVDKFLLMAAACIVILALEAAAVGFCSFRWFPLPEGFHGLILELLQNFGCFLLLMMPAVLLSLFIASVCENMWISLGIGVICVFTATMLPSGNFALSLFPYALLFQIPESLPAHTAGKLLLAVPIEIGAISIAGALFTNIRRRFT; encoded by the coding sequence ATGAGCGTGTTCCCGGAATGCAAAAAAATGAAACGATCCGGTTTTTTCCCGGCGCTGCTGCTTGGCGGGCTGTTTTCCGCCATGGTTCCCGTTTTGAATATGGCCTTCCGTTCCGAACTCTATACCAGCCAGGGCAAGCCTCCTGTCCGGATCCTGCTTGATGCAAACTGGCAGATGATGGCCATGCTGAACATACTGCTTGTTCTGGTCGGTACCTGCATTCTGTATCATACGGAGTATGAGAATCATGCTATTGGGAAGATGGCTGCCCTGCCGATAAAACGAGGCAAACTGTTTGTGGATAAGTTCCTGTTGATGGCCGCTGCCTGCATTGTCATTCTCGCATTGGAAGCGGCTGCAGTTGGATTTTGTTCCTTCCGCTGGTTTCCGCTGCCTGAAGGCTTTCATGGGCTCATCCTGGAGCTGCTTCAAAACTTTGGATGCTTTTTGCTCCTGATGATGCCGGCTGTGCTGCTCTCGCTTTTCATCGCCTCAGTGTGTGAAAATATGTGGATTTCCCTGGGGATCGGTGTCATTTGCGTGTTTACAGCCACAATGCTGCCTTCCGGAAACTTTGCATTGTCACTGTTTCCCTATGCACTGCTTTTTCAGATCCCCGAAAGCCTGCCAGCGCACACGGCCGGTAAATTACTACTTGCCGTGCCCATCGAAATTGGGGCGATCAGTATTGCAGGAGCCCTGTTTACCAATATAAGGAGGCGGTTTACATGA
- a CDS encoding DUF2922 domain-containing protein yields METMLEMIFATGLGKKFRVTFDSPREDLDPAEVEAAMETVIGKDVFEVEGGLAEIDSAQLVTTQTEVLEFA; encoded by the coding sequence ATGGAAACGATGCTGGAGATGATTTTTGCAACCGGATTGGGTAAGAAATTCCGGGTCACCTTTGACAGTCCCAGGGAAGATCTGGACCCTGCCGAAGTCGAGGCAGCCATGGAAACGGTTATCGGCAAGGACGTTTTTGAAGTGGAAGGCGGCCTGGCGGAAATCGACAGTGCGCAGCTCGTAACCACCCAGACGGAAGTCCTGGAATTTGCCTGA
- a CDS encoding YvrJ family protein, which yields MEELVGLIANVGFPIVISVYLLVRIENQLKNLDQSIQDLTHTIHGID from the coding sequence ATGGAAGAACTGGTCGGCTTGATTGCCAATGTAGGGTTTCCCATTGTGATTTCTGTGTATCTGCTGGTCCGGATCGAAAACCAGCTGAAGAACCTGGATCAATCGATTCAGGACCTTACCCATACCATTCATGGGATTGACTGA
- a CDS encoding response regulator transcription factor, with amino-acid sequence MASEYLKTKRILLVDDEPELLDMVGSILTEGGFERIKTAGSVKEAIAAAEEFCPELAILDVMLPDGSGFSLMKELRDSGDYPILFLTARGEEEDKFKGFGLGADDYMVKPFSPKELLYRIMAILRRCYKEEDSLVKLCHSEIDFARAEVVKGGKSIPLTAKEHALLLALYRNAGRIVSIDALCEAAWGENPFGYENSLMAHIRRIREKIERNPSRPVSLLTIKGLGYKLMVEGD; translated from the coding sequence GTGGCCTCGGAATATTTAAAGACAAAACGCATCCTGCTTGTCGATGATGAGCCGGAGCTTCTGGATATGGTGGGCTCTATCCTGACGGAGGGTGGATTCGAAAGGATAAAAACAGCAGGCAGTGTGAAGGAAGCGATTGCGGCAGCAGAGGAATTCTGTCCGGAGCTGGCAATCCTGGATGTGATGCTTCCGGACGGAAGCGGTTTTTCTTTAATGAAGGAACTGAGGGACAGCGGGGATTATCCGATCTTGTTCCTGACGGCCCGGGGCGAGGAGGAGGACAAGTTCAAAGGCTTTGGACTGGGAGCCGACGATTACATGGTCAAGCCGTTTTCGCCGAAGGAGCTGCTGTACCGTATCATGGCCATTTTGCGGAGATGTTATAAAGAGGAGGATTCCCTGGTAAAGCTGTGCCACAGTGAAATTGATTTTGCCCGTGCGGAGGTTGTAAAAGGTGGAAAATCCATTCCCCTCACTGCAAAGGAACATGCGCTGCTGCTGGCTTTGTATCGAAACGCAGGCCGCATCGTGTCCATCGACGCCCTGTGCGAAGCAGCCTGGGGCGAGAACCCCTTTGGCTATGAAAACTCGCTGATGGCCCACATACGCCGGATCAGGGAAAAAATAGAGCGGAATCCTTCCCGGCCTGTATCCCTTCTGACCATCAAGGGGCTGGGATATAAACTGATGGTGGAGGGAGACTGA
- a CDS encoding ROK family protein — MPIVFPDSGNAIFHGDMGFRGEIGHTTINFEGPKCACGNTGCLELYAGIPEVVSQAENSISLGMDSSLAGIGRIEWTDIVEQAKSGDSLSRKLIDKQCLYLSIGLVNLINLFDPHTIYLGHDIALAGSLATEALEAYLKDKTLSSKYKYVPVEISDFGESAPIMGSVALALDRLIS; from the coding sequence ATGCCAATTGTTTTTCCTGACTCTGGCAACGCCATTTTTCACGGCGATATGGGGTTCCGCGGCGAGATCGGTCACACGACGATCAACTTTGAAGGCCCGAAATGCGCCTGCGGCAATACCGGCTGCCTGGAGCTTTATGCCGGTATCCCGGAAGTGGTATCCCAGGCAGAAAACTCCATTTCGCTGGGCATGGATTCCTCCCTTGCAGGGATCGGCCGGATCGAATGGACAGATATCGTGGAACAGGCAAAATCCGGCGATTCACTCTCCCGGAAGCTCATTGACAAGCAGTGCCTATACCTCTCCATCGGGCTTGTGAACCTGATCAATCTGTTTGATCCCCACACCATTTACCTGGGTCATGATATAGCACTTGCCGGCAGTCTGGCAACGGAAGCACTGGAAGCATATCTGAAGGACAAAACACTCAGCAGTAAATATAAATATGTGCCTGTGGAAATTTCCGATTTTGGCGAAAGCGCTCCCATTATGGGCTCGGTGGCCCTGGCGCTGGACAGGCTCATTTCCTGA
- a CDS encoding TlpA disulfide reductase family protein, producing MSKKAKTMVSFLAFALFIGIAVFAYNRLSKEVAPQSRHDKVEEKGESEPSPHSQESRVSQNPPEVSRKPSQTPSRTSRQQQAPDFTVEDMEGNSVKLSDLPGKPIVLNFWASWCPPCKKEMPEFEQAYKQMGEDITFIMVDLVDGRDETKAKGAQYIEEKGFSFPVYFDVEQEAAYAYGISSIPTTLFIDKDGFIVTGAYGMLDSERLQEGISRIR from the coding sequence ATGAGTAAGAAAGCAAAAACAATGGTATCCTTCCTGGCATTTGCATTGTTTATCGGAATTGCAGTTTTTGCATACAACCGACTCAGCAAGGAGGTCGCTCCCCAAAGCAGGCATGATAAAGTGGAGGAAAAGGGAGAATCAGAGCCATCTCCCCATTCCCAGGAATCCCGGGTTTCCCAAAATCCCCCCGAAGTCTCACGGAAGCCTTCCCAGACACCGTCTCGGACGTCCCGGCAGCAGCAAGCCCCTGATTTTACAGTGGAGGATATGGAGGGAAATTCAGTAAAGCTGTCCGATCTGCCTGGCAAACCTATTGTTTTGAATTTCTGGGCAAGCTGGTGTCCGCCATGCAAAAAGGAAATGCCCGAATTTGAGCAGGCCTATAAACAGATGGGAGAAGACATTACATTTATTATGGTGGATCTGGTGGATGGAAGAGATGAAACCAAAGCAAAGGGAGCGCAATATATAGAGGAGAAAGGCTTTTCCTTTCCTGTATACTTTGATGTGGAACAGGAGGCGGCGTATGCATACGGCATTTCGTCCATTCCCACCACCTTGTTTATTGATAAAGACGGCTTTATCGTGACAGGCGCCTACGGAATGCTGGACAGCGAAAGGCTGCAGGAGGGCATCAGCCGGATCAGATAG